In a single window of the Streptomyces sp. NBC_00285 genome:
- a CDS encoding YybH family protein, whose product MSHDFYGSRGSDAADDEARIRALITGWAAAVHRGDLAGVIADHAQDLVMFNVPPPHHGIRGLAAYRAAWPPFFEWQAQGARFDIESLDITAGTDVAFAHALVRCATPEELAAHPGFLLRLTFGLRKERGRWLVAHEHHSFPHD is encoded by the coding sequence ATGTCCCACGACTTCTACGGTTCCCGTGGCTCCGACGCCGCTGACGACGAGGCCCGGATCCGCGCTCTGATCACCGGGTGGGCCGCCGCCGTCCACCGCGGCGATCTCGCGGGCGTGATCGCCGACCACGCCCAGGACCTCGTGATGTTCAACGTGCCGCCGCCCCACCACGGCATCCGGGGCCTCGCCGCCTACCGCGCGGCGTGGCCGCCCTTCTTCGAGTGGCAGGCCCAGGGTGCCCGCTTCGACATCGAGTCCCTCGACATCACTGCCGGCACCGACGTCGCCTTCGCCCATGCCCTGGTGCGCTGCGCCACCCCGGAGGAACTCGCCGCCCACCCCGGCTTCCTGCTCAGGCTCACCTTCGGTCTGCGCAAGGAGCGCGGCCGCTGGCTGGTGGCACACGAGCACCACTCGTTCCCGCACGACTGA
- a CDS encoding beta-phosphoglucomutase family hydrolase, producing MTKLGLPDDIKACLFDLDGVVTRTAVVHAAAWKEMFDAFLREREGEHFRPFDDNDYDEFVDGRPRADGVRTFLTSRGIDLPEGAPDDPPGAETVHGLGNRKNDLVLEKIRTDGVDAYDDTLAYIRAARAQGLRTAIVSSSANCRDVLRAIDAEDLFDVRVDGVVAAERGLPGKPHPDTFLAAAADLGLDAPRSAVFEDALAGMDAGRAGDFGYVVGLDRVGQADALYAHGADVVVKGLAELGDRA from the coding sequence ATGACGAAGCTCGGTCTACCCGATGACATCAAGGCCTGCCTCTTCGACCTCGACGGGGTCGTCACCAGGACGGCCGTAGTGCACGCGGCCGCCTGGAAGGAGATGTTCGACGCGTTCCTGCGCGAACGCGAGGGCGAACACTTCCGGCCTTTCGACGACAACGACTACGACGAGTTCGTCGACGGCCGCCCCCGCGCCGACGGCGTGCGCACCTTCCTGACCTCCCGCGGCATCGACCTGCCCGAAGGCGCCCCGGACGACCCGCCCGGTGCCGAGACGGTCCACGGCCTCGGCAACCGCAAGAACGACCTCGTCCTGGAGAAGATCCGCACCGACGGCGTCGACGCCTACGACGACACCCTGGCCTACATCCGGGCGGCCCGCGCACAGGGTCTGCGCACCGCGATTGTCTCCTCCAGCGCCAACTGCCGTGACGTGCTGCGCGCGATCGACGCCGAGGACCTCTTCGACGTACGCGTCGACGGCGTGGTCGCGGCCGAACGCGGGCTGCCCGGCAAGCCGCACCCCGACACCTTTCTCGCCGCCGCAGCCGACCTCGGTCTTGACGCACCCCGGTCCGCCGTCTTCGAGGACGCCCTCGCCGGTATGGACGCGGGCCGTGCGGGCGACTTCGGATACGTCGTCGGACTCGACCGCGTCGGACAGGCCGACGCCCTCTACGCGCACGGCGCCGACGTGGTCGTGAAGGGCCTCGCCGAACTGGGGGACCGCGCATGA
- a CDS encoding glycoside hydrolase family 65 protein translates to MITHRNYTVEPWAVRETALNLDVLAQSESVFALSNGHVGWRGNLDEGEPHGLPGSYLNGVHELHPLPYAEAGYGYPESGQTAIDVTNGKIVRLLVDDEPFDLRYGRLVAHERCLDLRRGVLERSCEWISPAGSRIRVRSTRLVSLTQRAIAAVAYEVEPVDSRTRVVIQSELVTNESLPAPKNGDPRASKALKSPLEHEEGYADGTRLRLVHRTRLSGLRVAVAAGHVVDGPERTTTASESTVDLARLTVTSVLEPGQRLRLEKLVAHGWSGVRSRPAMSDQVDAALAAADHSGWDGLLAEQRGYLDDFWTRADVEVDGDEEIQQAVRFALFHVLQAGARAEQRAIPAKGLTGSGYDGHAFWDTETFVLPLLTYTEPGAVSEALRWRQNTLPAARERAAQLGLNGAAFPWRTIEGSEGSAYWPAGTAAFHINAAVADAVVRYTAATGDTDFERDTGVELLVETARLWRSLGHHDHHGVFHIDGVTGPDEYSAVADDNTYTNLMARSNLLAAADACARHPQQAAELGVDDEESAAWRDAAEAVHIPYNDELGVHEQHAGFTRHQHWDFAGTGADQYPLMLHFPYFDIYRKQVVKQADLVLAMYLCSSWFEEFHDEEQIARNFAYYEPLTVRDSSLSACVQAVVAARAGHLSLAYAYTAEAALMDLADLANNTRDGLHIASLAGTWTALVAGFGGMRRDGDSLRFAPRLPERFSRLAFNLRLLDRCLRVEIGPDKATYTLMSGSPLTIRHHGTPLTLNGDGPVVRPVPPPEDRPVPRQPPHRAPHAR, encoded by the coding sequence ATGATCACCCACCGGAACTACACCGTCGAGCCCTGGGCGGTGCGCGAGACCGCCCTCAACCTCGACGTCCTGGCCCAGAGCGAGTCCGTGTTCGCCCTGTCCAACGGCCACGTCGGCTGGCGCGGCAACCTCGACGAGGGCGAACCGCACGGCCTGCCCGGCTCCTACCTCAACGGCGTCCACGAACTGCACCCGCTGCCGTACGCCGAGGCGGGCTACGGCTATCCCGAGTCCGGCCAGACGGCCATCGACGTCACCAACGGCAAGATCGTGCGGCTCCTCGTCGACGACGAGCCCTTCGACCTGCGCTACGGACGTCTCGTCGCCCACGAACGCTGCCTCGACCTGCGCCGGGGCGTGCTGGAACGGTCCTGCGAGTGGATCTCACCGGCGGGCTCCCGGATCCGGGTGCGCTCGACCCGGCTCGTCTCGCTCACCCAACGGGCGATCGCCGCCGTGGCCTACGAGGTCGAGCCCGTCGACAGCCGCACCCGGGTGGTGATCCAGTCCGAGCTCGTCACCAACGAGAGCCTCCCCGCCCCGAAGAACGGCGACCCGCGCGCCTCCAAGGCCCTCAAGTCGCCGCTGGAACACGAGGAGGGCTACGCGGACGGCACCCGCCTGCGCCTGGTGCACCGCACCCGTCTTAGCGGTCTGCGGGTCGCGGTGGCCGCCGGCCATGTCGTCGACGGCCCCGAACGCACCACCACAGCCAGCGAGTCCACGGTGGACCTGGCCAGGCTGACCGTCACCTCCGTCCTGGAGCCGGGCCAGCGGCTGCGGCTGGAGAAGCTGGTCGCCCACGGCTGGTCCGGCGTCCGCTCCCGGCCCGCGATGAGCGACCAGGTCGACGCGGCCCTGGCGGCCGCGGACCACAGCGGCTGGGACGGGCTCCTGGCGGAACAACGCGGCTACCTCGACGACTTCTGGACCCGCGCCGACGTCGAGGTCGACGGCGACGAGGAGATCCAGCAGGCGGTCCGCTTCGCGCTCTTCCACGTGCTCCAGGCGGGTGCCCGCGCGGAACAACGGGCCATCCCCGCCAAGGGGCTGACCGGGTCCGGCTACGACGGGCACGCCTTCTGGGACACCGAGACCTTCGTGCTGCCCCTGCTCACCTACACCGAACCCGGCGCCGTCTCCGAGGCGCTGCGCTGGCGGCAGAACACCCTGCCCGCCGCCCGTGAGCGCGCCGCACAACTCGGTCTGAACGGCGCCGCGTTCCCCTGGCGGACCATCGAGGGCTCGGAGGGATCCGCCTACTGGCCCGCCGGCACCGCCGCCTTCCACATCAACGCGGCCGTCGCGGACGCCGTGGTCCGCTACACGGCGGCCACCGGCGACACGGACTTCGAACGCGACACCGGCGTCGAACTCCTCGTGGAGACCGCCCGGCTGTGGCGCTCGCTCGGCCACCACGACCACCACGGCGTCTTCCACATCGACGGCGTCACAGGACCCGACGAGTACAGCGCAGTCGCCGACGACAACACGTACACCAACCTCATGGCCCGCTCGAACCTCCTCGCGGCCGCCGACGCCTGCGCACGCCACCCCCAGCAGGCCGCCGAACTCGGTGTCGACGACGAGGAGAGCGCCGCCTGGCGGGACGCCGCCGAGGCCGTGCACATCCCCTACAACGACGAACTCGGCGTCCACGAACAGCACGCGGGATTCACCCGCCACCAGCACTGGGACTTCGCCGGCACCGGCGCCGACCAGTACCCGCTGATGCTGCACTTCCCCTACTTCGACATCTACCGCAAGCAGGTCGTCAAACAGGCGGACCTGGTCCTGGCGATGTACCTGTGCAGCAGCTGGTTCGAGGAGTTCCACGACGAGGAGCAGATCGCCCGCAACTTCGCCTACTACGAGCCCCTGACCGTACGGGACTCCTCCCTGTCGGCCTGCGTCCAGGCGGTCGTCGCCGCCCGCGCCGGACACCTGTCCCTCGCCTACGCCTACACGGCCGAGGCGGCACTGATGGACCTCGCCGACCTGGCGAACAACACCCGCGACGGACTCCACATCGCCTCCCTCGCCGGTACCTGGACCGCTCTCGTCGCCGGGTTCGGGGGTATGCGCCGCGACGGCGACTCCCTCCGCTTCGCGCCCCGGCTGCCCGAGCGGTTCAGCCGCCTCGCCTTCAACCTCCGGCTCCTGGACCGCTGCCTGCGGGTCGAGATAGGCCCGGACAAGGCGACGTACACCCTGATGTCGGGCTCCCCTCTGACGATCCGTCACCACGGCACCCCCCTGACCCTGAACGGTGACGGTCCCGTCGTGCGCCCTGTCCCGCCTCCCGAGGACCGTCCGGTCCCGCGGCAGCCCCCGCACCGCGCCCCGCACGCCCGCTGA
- a CDS encoding lysylphosphatidylglycerol synthase domain-containing protein, producing MTSERIAVTATRRSGYWQLALTLAVLIAAGCLAWRHWPVLETGALRLAVADQGWLLVAATAAAATWACSALAQQGAVHRVLPSGRLLAAQFAASAAGQLLPAGLGSGAVNLRFLMRCGMSASRSATALAVKATAGGLVRAALIAGLATACPGVLGLPPRSAGWLALAGVSAMLAIALTAALWARGRTALALVLADIRAIHARPRRAAALWGGSLGCAVLHACVLIAVTRAVALPLAPSLVALLYLAASSAAALLPTPGGIGSLDAALTFALTAGGAPAVAAASAVLGYRLLTVWLPLLPGLLVLALLVRRKAL from the coding sequence ATGACGTCCGAGCGGATCGCCGTCACCGCCACCCGTAGAAGCGGCTACTGGCAGCTCGCCCTCACGCTCGCCGTCCTGATCGCGGCCGGCTGTCTGGCCTGGCGCCACTGGCCCGTACTGGAGACCGGGGCCCTGCGGCTCGCCGTGGCCGACCAGGGCTGGCTGCTCGTCGCCGCCACGGCCGCCGCCGCGACCTGGGCCTGCTCGGCCCTCGCCCAACAGGGCGCGGTGCACCGGGTGCTGCCCTCGGGGCGCCTGCTGGCGGCCCAGTTCGCCGCCTCCGCCGCGGGCCAACTGCTGCCCGCCGGGCTCGGCTCCGGCGCGGTCAACCTGCGCTTCCTCATGCGCTGCGGGATGTCGGCCTCCCGCTCGGCGACCGCGCTCGCGGTGAAGGCCACGGCGGGCGGGCTGGTGCGGGCGGCCCTCATCGCCGGACTCGCGACGGCCTGCCCCGGCGTCCTCGGGCTCCCACCCCGCTCCGCGGGATGGCTGGCCCTGGCCGGGGTGAGCGCCATGCTGGCAATCGCACTGACGGCCGCACTGTGGGCGCGGGGCCGTACCGCCCTGGCCCTCGTCCTGGCCGACATCAGGGCGATCCACGCGCGACCGCGCCGGGCGGCCGCCCTGTGGGGCGGCTCGCTCGGGTGCGCCGTCCTGCACGCGTGCGTGCTGATCGCCGTCACCCGCGCTGTCGCCCTGCCGTTGGCCCCGTCCCTGGTGGCCCTGCTCTACCTCGCCGCGAGCAGCGCCGCCGCCCTGCTTCCCACCCCGGGCGGGATCGGCTCCCTCGACGCGGCGCTCACCTTCGCACTCACCGCCGGCGGAGCACCGGCCGTGGCCGCCGCCTCCGCCGTGCTCGGCTACCGGCTGCTGACCGTGTGGCTGCCTCTGCTCCCCGGTCTGCTGGTGCTCGCTCTGCTCGTCCGCCGCAAGGCGCTGTGA
- a CDS encoding HoxN/HupN/NixA family nickel/cobalt transporter has product MTAAPDSAPPLLPATAPARGSVWHRVRGSMTRQEWIRAGGMTAVVLALHVIGWFTLVAIVAPHHYAVGEKSFGIGIGVTAYTLGMRHAFDADHIAAIDNTTRKLMGEGRRPLSVGFWFSLGHSSVVFVLALLLSLGVKALAGPVQNDDSRLHDVTSLIGTTVSGAFLYLIAAVNLVVLVGIWKVFRRMRTGRYDEAALEEQLNNRGFMNRLLGRVMKSITKPWQMYPLGLLFGLGFDTATEIALLVLAGSGAASGLPWYAILTLPVLFAAGMSLLDTIDGSFMNFAYGWAFSKPVRKVYYNLTITGLSVAVALLIGTAELLGLLAEKLGLQGPFWNWISGLDLNLLGFVIVGLFFATWIVALVVWKAGRIEEKWTAGPAGEPAGD; this is encoded by the coding sequence ATGACGGCCGCCCCTGACTCCGCTCCGCCCCTCCTCCCCGCCACCGCCCCCGCGAGGGGCTCGGTCTGGCACCGCGTCCGTGGCTCCATGACGCGTCAGGAGTGGATCAGGGCGGGCGGTATGACCGCGGTCGTGCTGGCGCTGCACGTGATCGGCTGGTTCACCCTCGTCGCCATCGTCGCCCCGCACCACTACGCCGTCGGCGAGAAGTCCTTCGGCATCGGCATCGGCGTGACCGCCTACACCCTGGGGATGCGGCACGCCTTCGACGCCGACCACATCGCGGCCATCGACAACACCACACGCAAGCTGATGGGGGAGGGCCGGCGGCCGCTGTCGGTCGGCTTCTGGTTCTCGCTCGGCCACTCCAGCGTCGTCTTCGTCCTGGCGCTGCTGCTCTCGCTCGGCGTGAAGGCCCTCGCGGGCCCCGTGCAGAACGACGACTCCCGCCTCCATGACGTGACCAGCCTGATCGGTACGACGGTTTCGGGGGCGTTCCTCTACCTGATCGCCGCGGTCAACCTGGTCGTCCTGGTCGGGATCTGGAAGGTGTTCCGGCGGATGCGCACCGGCCGCTACGACGAGGCGGCGCTGGAGGAGCAGCTCAACAACCGCGGGTTCATGAACCGTCTGCTCGGCCGCGTCATGAAGTCGATCACCAAGCCGTGGCAGATGTACCCCCTCGGCCTCCTCTTCGGCCTCGGGTTCGACACCGCGACGGAGATCGCCCTGCTGGTCCTGGCCGGATCCGGCGCCGCCTCAGGGCTGCCCTGGTACGCGATCCTCACCCTGCCCGTGCTCTTCGCCGCCGGCATGTCGCTCCTCGACACCATCGACGGTTCCTTCATGAACTTCGCCTACGGCTGGGCCTTCTCCAAGCCGGTCCGCAAGGTCTACTACAACCTCACGATCACCGGTCTCTCCGTGGCCGTGGCCCTCCTCATCGGCACCGCCGAGCTCCTCGGCCTCCTCGCCGAGAAACTCGGCCTCCAGGGCCCCTTCTGGAACTGGATCAGCGGCCTCGACCTGAACCTCCTGGGCTTCGTCATCGTGGGCCTGTTCTTCGCCACGTGGATCGTCGCCCTGGTGGTGTGGAAGGCCGGCCGGATCGAGGAGAAGTGGACGGCGGGGCCGGCGGGGGAGCCGGCCGGCGACTGA
- a CDS encoding APC family permease, translated as MSINRGRGLQANALGTFDTVVMAVAGSAPAYSIAATSAVLVGSVGLASPAALLYCAIPMLGIALAFSYLSRIDVNAGASYSWVGRTLHPFLGFVSGWALVISATIFMVAGSLPAGSMTLALFDEGLADNTALSTVVGAAWFVLMLVVVLGGARLTVRAQLVMSGVELSILALFAVLALFHTGNARAFDWSWLGFGHFDGMAGFASGALIAAFYYWGWDVTSNLSEETRNSRRTTGLAGLIGVGIVFLLFEVFTIAVNVILTSKQIEDNDANVLAVLGEEIWPGWGGKLLIVAVMLSTIATLETTLIQVTRSLFAMGRDRTMPSALGRVHRRWNTPWVAIVVVGGVALMMFIASNALGSVGDILSDAISAIGLQIAVYYGLTGLAVVVAYRKMLLKSPTDFLLGGLWPLLGALFMFWIFVESLSELSTAAISIGVGGLAVGLVPMLWYWKRGSDYYRPARLDASRTVEADYVPDGQEAGPSLVHEGLPTDF; from the coding sequence ATGAGCATCAACAGGGGCAGAGGGCTGCAGGCCAATGCCCTCGGTACGTTCGACACGGTGGTGATGGCCGTCGCGGGCAGCGCGCCGGCGTACTCGATCGCCGCGACCAGCGCGGTCCTGGTCGGCTCGGTGGGTCTGGCCAGCCCGGCGGCTCTGCTGTACTGCGCGATACCCATGCTGGGCATCGCGCTGGCGTTCAGCTATCTCAGCCGGATCGACGTGAACGCGGGCGCCAGTTACTCCTGGGTGGGGCGCACACTCCATCCCTTTCTGGGCTTCGTCAGCGGCTGGGCCCTGGTGATCTCGGCGACCATCTTCATGGTGGCCGGCTCACTGCCTGCCGGTTCGATGACGCTCGCCCTCTTCGACGAGGGCCTCGCGGACAACACCGCACTGTCGACCGTGGTGGGCGCGGCCTGGTTCGTGCTGATGCTGGTGGTGGTGCTCGGCGGCGCCCGGCTCACGGTGCGCGCCCAGCTCGTCATGTCCGGTGTGGAACTGTCGATACTGGCCCTGTTCGCGGTGCTGGCGCTCTTCCACACCGGCAACGCGCGGGCCTTCGACTGGTCCTGGCTGGGCTTCGGCCACTTCGACGGCATGGCCGGTTTCGCGTCGGGCGCGCTGATCGCCGCCTTCTACTACTGGGGCTGGGACGTCACCAGCAACCTGAGCGAGGAGACCCGCAACAGCCGCCGCACGACCGGACTCGCGGGGCTCATCGGGGTCGGCATCGTCTTCCTGCTCTTCGAGGTGTTCACCATCGCGGTGAACGTCATCCTCACCTCGAAGCAGATCGAGGACAACGACGCCAACGTGCTGGCCGTGCTGGGTGAGGAGATCTGGCCGGGCTGGGGCGGCAAGCTGCTGATCGTCGCGGTGATGCTGTCGACCATCGCCACGCTGGAGACCACGCTGATCCAGGTCACGCGTTCGCTGTTCGCGATGGGCCGGGACCGTACGATGCCGTCCGCGCTGGGCCGGGTGCACCGGCGCTGGAACACACCGTGGGTGGCGATCGTGGTGGTCGGCGGCGTGGCGCTGATGATGTTCATCGCCTCCAACGCCCTTGGCTCGGTGGGCGACATCCTCTCCGACGCGATCTCGGCGATCGGGCTCCAGATCGCCGTCTACTACGGCCTCACCGGCCTCGCGGTGGTCGTCGCGTACCGCAAGATGCTGCTCAAGTCGCCGACCGACTTCCTCCTCGGCGGGCTGTGGCCGCTGCTGGGCGCCCTGTTCATGTTCTGGATCTTCGTCGAGTCGCTGAGCGAGCTGAGCACCGCCGCGATCTCGATCGGCGTGGGCGGGCTGGCGGTGGGGCTGGTCCCGATGCTCTGGTACTGGAAGCGGGGCAGCGACTACTACCGGCCCGCGAGACTTGACGCGAGCCGTACCGTCGAGGCGGACTACGTGCCCGACGGCCAGGAGGCCGGGCCCTCGCTCGTCCACGAGGGTCTCCCGACCGACTTCTGA